A genomic window from Lotus japonicus ecotype B-129 chromosome 1, LjGifu_v1.2 includes:
- the LOC130730598 gene encoding adenylate kinase 4-like: MASPNLEDVASVDLMTELLRRMKCAPKPDKRVILIGPPGSGKGTQSPIIKDEYCLCHLATGDMLRAAVAAKTPLGVKAKEAMDQGQLVSDDLVVGIIDEAMKKPSCQKGFILDGFPRTVVQAQKLDEMLEKQGVKVDKVLNFAIDDAILEERITGRWIHPPSGRSYHTKFAPPKFPGVDDVTGEPLIQRKDDTAAVLKSRLEAFHKQTEPVIDYYSKKHIVANLHAEKPPKEVTAEVEKVLSS; this comes from the exons ATGgcttcacccaatttggaagaTGTTGCCTCCGTCGATCTCATGACCGAACTCCTCCGTCGCATGAAGTGCGCCCCCAAGCCTGACAAGCGTGTCATTCTCATTG GTCCACCTGGATCAGGAAAAGGAACCCAGTCACCAATTATAAAGGATGAGTACTGCTTGTGTCACTTAGCAACTGGTGATATGTTAAGAGCTGCTGTGGCAGCTAAAACCCCTCTTGGTGTTAAGGCTAAAGAAGCTATGGATCAG GGACAACTTGTTTCTGACGACTTAGTTGTTGGCATTATAGATGAAGCAATGAAAAAACCATCATGTCAGAAAGGTTTCATTCTTGATGGTTTTCCAAGAACTGTGGTCCAAGCGCAGAAG CTTGATGAGATgcttgaaaagcagggagttaAAGTTGACAAGGTTCTCAATTTTGCTATTGATGATGCAATCCTCGAGGAGCGGATTACTGGCCGCTGGATACACCCACCCAGTGGCAGAAGCTACCATACAAAATTTGCACCTCCCAAGTTTCCTGGGGTTGATGAT GTTACTGGTGAACCTCTTATTCAGCGCAAGGATGACACTGCAGCCGTTCTTAAGTCACGACTGGAGGCATTCCACAAGCAAACTGAACCG GTTATTGATTACTATTCAAAGAAGCACATTGTTGCTAATCTTCATGCTGAGAAACCTCCCAAAGAGGTGACAGCTGAAGTGGAGAAGGTGCTGTCTTCGTAG